A single Pirellulaceae bacterium DNA region contains:
- a CDS encoding efflux RND transporter periplasmic adaptor subunit — MVLVPNALKLSITCYFQPGWLRFLVSSLVCSATWLWLVGPSRGEQTADLSAQFDLPGATTVENALLKSKDPTRVCSEASGIVQMVAVREGEHVTVGQNVAMIDDKLAKRQLAQAIIIASVARIKFESEIDAQLAENRSRVAKNELDRAIAANAKIRDAYPLKEIDRLNLVFETTQLEIQRAVHDRKLSELEFQKALNEQANAEELVARHRVTAPAGGVVISVGKRPGEWVESGAELCQVMQLDHLIVEGFVQAATPSKLVGRQAVVGVRLGEQELFIPAHVTCAFPEVNPLTNHMRIQLEIVNLEGALVPGLRVRAALVPVP; from the coding sequence ATGGTTCTAGTACCAAACGCCCTCAAACTGAGCATCACCTGCTATTTTCAGCCTGGCTGGCTGCGATTTCTTGTCAGCTCGCTAGTGTGCAGCGCAACTTGGCTATGGCTTGTCGGGCCGAGTCGTGGAGAGCAGACTGCCGATTTGTCAGCGCAGTTTGACTTGCCGGGTGCCACGACGGTCGAGAACGCACTGCTGAAGTCCAAGGATCCTACTCGAGTTTGCTCTGAAGCCAGCGGAATAGTGCAGATGGTCGCGGTGCGCGAAGGAGAGCATGTTACCGTCGGCCAGAATGTGGCTATGATCGACGACAAGCTGGCCAAACGACAATTGGCCCAAGCCATAATCATTGCCAGCGTAGCTCGAATCAAATTCGAAAGCGAAATTGATGCGCAACTGGCCGAAAACCGCTCCCGCGTTGCCAAGAACGAGCTTGACCGGGCCATCGCCGCCAATGCGAAAATACGTGATGCATATCCACTGAAGGAAATCGATCGCTTAAACCTGGTATTTGAAACCACTCAGCTCGAAATTCAACGCGCTGTACATGATCGAAAGCTCAGCGAATTGGAATTCCAAAAAGCCCTGAATGAACAAGCCAACGCAGAAGAACTTGTTGCGCGTCACCGAGTCACGGCACCGGCCGGCGGAGTGGTCATTTCGGTCGGTAAACGACCAGGAGAGTGGGTCGAGTCAGGTGCCGAATTATGTCAAGTTATGCAGTTAGATCACCTGATTGTCGAGGGGTTTGTGCAAGCGGCTACGCCGTCTAAGCTGGTTGGCCGCCAAGCGGTCGTCGGAGTGCGACTGGGTGAGCAAGAACTGTTCATACCCGCGCACGTGACGTGTGCATTTCCTGAAGTCAATCCACTTACCAACCACATGAGAATCCAACTGGAAATTGTAAACCTTGAAGGCGCGCTCGTTCCAGGTTTGAGAGTACGCGCTGCACTTGTTCCTGTGCCATGA
- a CDS encoding HlyD family efflux transporter periplasmic adaptor subunit translates to MQSLGAEVTLKELDRLLDSLEQLASCPQTSIKEFNEAVLRRLCSLLPGASIALVAPIPDSNWRIVCSVGNCNWHELLDQIPHAEAQFVDHLPTGLDSIVLPIRKRAGQAALLVKLGSKVDKLAYSELVQLCKAFAEVIAQRLQFEIESLRDAYLPAFIQLHKDIASAGSSIEAEIYLVNGLLPILMADRISVAKQSLLASPRISTISNTPGPITASVLVSQLEQIGKRVFSTGKPEYSQELTEHGQLDELSPTVSGTYYIAFPLSDPTATPRPHDTVLIVQWATYEAFSKGMVVLNQVGQMLAVAWSQHQRWLRIPGWIRTWNQFGTGAISSRPRQLIKWTTWTLVVAGILWALIMPANLRIEMDGTFEPVDQRTLFAPLDGTVDQVLVTNGQAVQKGQLLLAMKSTQLELDIRSVEGELSANAEKRKGLSLSQSQLSSDPAASPAIRNKLTAEIGQLDSWAEVLQQKLDALRLERQRLELRAPQDGVIVARDLDKLLEQRPVRRGDSLFRIADPSGDWCLKLEIADADIGYVKKQVFANSMGSRSIPVKSEAVLEFIFVAQPDVQFDAQISWISTLARNPRGDGVIIDAIAEPATASVAYGHIGATVKAYLSCGQRQTWFVLSRPLVEAIQRKLWF, encoded by the coding sequence ATGCAGTCTTTGGGAGCTGAGGTTACCCTCAAGGAACTGGATAGACTGCTAGATTCATTAGAGCAGCTGGCGTCCTGCCCGCAGACTTCAATCAAGGAGTTCAACGAGGCGGTGCTACGTCGTCTTTGTAGCTTACTGCCGGGCGCAAGTATTGCTCTGGTCGCCCCCATACCCGATAGCAATTGGCGCATCGTTTGTAGTGTTGGCAACTGTAACTGGCACGAACTGCTGGACCAAATTCCACACGCTGAGGCTCAATTTGTCGACCATTTGCCAACCGGACTCGACAGTATCGTCTTGCCGATTCGGAAGCGTGCCGGGCAAGCAGCGCTTTTAGTCAAGCTCGGTAGCAAGGTCGACAAACTGGCCTATTCTGAATTGGTCCAGCTTTGCAAGGCCTTCGCAGAAGTCATCGCTCAGCGTCTGCAGTTTGAAATTGAATCGCTTCGTGATGCCTACCTGCCCGCGTTTATACAACTCCATAAAGACATTGCCTCGGCAGGCTCAAGTATCGAAGCCGAAATCTACTTGGTCAACGGATTGTTGCCGATATTGATGGCGGATCGCATCTCAGTTGCCAAACAGTCTCTTTTGGCCAGCCCTCGGATTTCGACGATCAGCAATACGCCTGGACCAATCACGGCATCGGTACTGGTAAGTCAACTGGAACAGATCGGTAAGCGGGTGTTTTCTACCGGCAAACCTGAGTACTCTCAGGAACTTACCGAACACGGCCAGCTAGACGAACTCTCGCCCACCGTGTCGGGCACTTATTACATTGCCTTTCCCCTGAGCGACCCCACTGCCACGCCGCGCCCCCACGATACAGTTCTGATCGTCCAGTGGGCTACCTACGAAGCGTTTTCCAAGGGAATGGTGGTGCTGAATCAAGTTGGGCAGATGCTGGCTGTTGCTTGGTCTCAGCATCAGCGATGGTTGCGAATACCTGGTTGGATTCGTACTTGGAATCAATTTGGAACGGGAGCGATCAGCTCTCGACCACGACAGTTGATCAAGTGGACCACTTGGACATTAGTGGTAGCCGGAATTCTGTGGGCACTTATCATGCCTGCCAACTTACGTATTGAGATGGATGGAACTTTTGAGCCGGTAGACCAACGAACCTTATTTGCACCGTTGGACGGTACTGTGGATCAGGTATTGGTGACCAATGGTCAGGCAGTGCAGAAGGGTCAACTGTTGTTAGCCATGAAATCAACACAATTGGAGTTAGATATACGCAGCGTCGAAGGCGAACTGAGTGCCAATGCAGAGAAGCGAAAGGGTTTATCGCTAAGTCAGAGTCAGCTCAGTAGCGATCCAGCAGCATCACCGGCGATCCGTAACAAACTTACTGCGGAGATTGGCCAATTAGATTCTTGGGCCGAAGTCCTACAACAAAAACTGGATGCGTTGCGGCTTGAGCGACAACGGCTGGAGCTACGAGCTCCGCAGGACGGCGTCATTGTCGCCAGAGATCTCGATAAACTGCTCGAGCAGCGCCCCGTGCGACGTGGTGATAGTTTGTTTCGTATTGCAGACCCCAGTGGCGACTGGTGCCTAAAACTGGAGATTGCTGACGCAGATATTGGATACGTCAAGAAGCAAGTTTTCGCGAACTCGATGGGCTCGCGTTCTATCCCCGTCAAGTCAGAGGCTGTTTTGGAATTCATATTTGTTGCTCAGCCAGATGTTCAGTTTGACGCGCAGATTAGCTGGATTTCTACATTAGCTCGCAATCCACGGGGCGATGGCGTTATCATTGATGCAATCGCTGAACCAGCTACTGCATCCGTCGCGTACGGGCACATCGGTGCCACTGTGAAAGCTTATCTGTCGTGTGGCCAGCGACAAACATGGTTTGTACTTTCCAGACCTTTGGTGGAGGCGATTCAAAGAAAACTATGGTTCTAG
- a CDS encoding TolC family protein, with protein MSGNRQLFMSGGQHCNAPAHCPTDSFAQLRQSDALLCHECAGAELSVFSPLDVDESQVGQSATMHMSLEQCIRDALQSSKVMRDLGVTVIRSPQTTNSTVDPAMIYTDPRTGEEAALSAFDAQLFASNMFESNNRKFNNQFFGVNGRFIQSLNTTQIGLSKRSATGSTFTVRNVTIADNNNQSGNQFPGRRQSWESFFEVEARRPLLLGAGTEFNRIAGSAIGPGQLNGVLLARTRTDISLVDFERSVRDLVAEVENAYWDLYYAYRDLEAKIEMRDIAEDTLRKRSAKVGAGDVATGDIAQAREQVLRFQSEIVDALNGRPIDGTRTNNGSSGGTFRGTGGVRVAERKLRLMIGLPINDGTLIWPTDTPTTIPTTFDWTNSLADALTHREELRRQRWVIKQSELELIANRNYLKPQLDLIARYRARGFSDQLLTRHPIDGSHFFDDDLQELNAGIEYVMPIGFRRAHAAVRNSELSLVRANEVLREQERGVQLGLSNAVADSKRSYESMNLHHHRLDAIVEQLNALQAREEAANTPELDVVLETHRRLLDARLRFHQSQIDYALSLRNIHFEKGTLLNYHSIYLAESASSRNAVADAQVRASMQDGNVRVSHRDSIVAE; from the coding sequence ATGAGCGGAAATCGGCAGTTGTTCATGTCCGGCGGGCAGCACTGTAACGCACCGGCTCACTGTCCCACAGACTCCTTTGCTCAGCTTCGCCAGTCTGATGCGTTACTGTGCCATGAATGCGCTGGTGCAGAGCTCAGCGTCTTTTCACCGTTGGATGTTGATGAATCCCAAGTCGGGCAGTCGGCCACGATGCACATGTCATTAGAGCAGTGCATTCGGGACGCACTGCAAAGCTCGAAGGTTATGCGAGATCTAGGGGTAACCGTAATTCGGTCGCCACAAACGACGAACTCCACGGTGGATCCGGCGATGATCTACACCGATCCGCGGACAGGTGAAGAAGCAGCTCTCAGCGCTTTCGATGCGCAGCTGTTCGCTTCCAACATGTTCGAGTCGAACAATCGCAAATTCAATAATCAGTTCTTTGGGGTCAATGGTCGTTTCATTCAGTCACTCAATACCACTCAAATCGGACTATCCAAGAGATCTGCTACCGGTTCAACGTTCACGGTGCGCAATGTCACCATCGCTGACAATAACAATCAATCTGGTAACCAGTTTCCGGGCCGACGTCAAAGTTGGGAGTCGTTCTTTGAAGTCGAAGCGCGACGTCCGCTACTGCTGGGCGCGGGCACCGAGTTCAATCGGATCGCAGGGTCTGCCATCGGTCCTGGCCAACTCAACGGCGTCTTGCTGGCGCGAACACGCACCGATATCAGTTTGGTTGATTTTGAACGCTCAGTTCGCGATTTGGTAGCCGAAGTTGAAAACGCGTATTGGGATCTGTACTACGCCTATCGCGATCTGGAAGCCAAGATCGAAATGCGAGATATCGCAGAAGATACGTTGCGCAAACGATCTGCGAAGGTCGGTGCAGGCGATGTCGCTACCGGCGATATTGCACAGGCCAGAGAGCAGGTTCTTCGCTTTCAGTCAGAAATTGTAGATGCCCTGAACGGTCGCCCCATTGACGGTACTCGCACCAATAACGGCTCTTCCGGTGGAACCTTTCGTGGAACGGGTGGCGTGCGGGTGGCCGAGCGAAAATTGCGATTGATGATCGGTTTGCCTATCAACGACGGCACTCTGATCTGGCCTACCGATACACCGACTACAATTCCAACCACCTTTGACTGGACGAATTCACTCGCTGACGCGTTGACTCACCGCGAAGAATTGCGTCGGCAAAGATGGGTCATCAAGCAGTCCGAATTGGAACTGATTGCCAATCGTAATTACCTGAAGCCGCAATTAGACCTGATCGCGCGTTATCGCGCGCGTGGGTTCAGCGACCAGTTGCTAACGCGGCATCCCATTGATGGCTCACATTTCTTTGATGACGACCTCCAAGAACTGAATGCCGGAATTGAATACGTCATGCCGATTGGATTTCGTCGGGCACATGCGGCAGTGCGCAATTCCGAGCTATCGCTTGTGCGTGCCAACGAAGTGCTTCGTGAACAAGAACGCGGTGTCCAATTGGGGCTCAGCAACGCTGTAGCTGATTCCAAACGTTCTTACGAGAGCATGAATTTGCATCATCATCGACTGGACGCAATTGTCGAGCAGCTAAATGCACTCCAAGCTCGCGAAGAGGCTGCTAATACCCCAGAGCTTGATGTGGTCTTGGAAACCCACCGACGCCTGTTGGATGCCAGGTTACGATTTCACCAGTCGCAAATCGACTACGCATTGTCGCTGCGAAATATTCATTTTGAAAAAGGTACACTGCTGAATTATCACAGTATCTATTTGGCCGAGTCAGCCAGCAGCAGGAACGCAGTTGCCGATGCTCAGGTACGTGCTAGCATGCAAGACGGAAACGTACGTGTCAGCCATCGCGACAGTATTGTAGCCGAATAA
- a CDS encoding TIGR03000 domain-containing protein, producing the protein MKPVRFLTSLVICVWATCAFAQSVHSQDCMCSEARVGMGVDDFSSYSNMQILEANAIYLTVDVPEITLDCPTDAILTINGDKTASTGKSRRFIVRNLAPGEKYEFTVVAITTNRAGIELQQTQTFTLKTGDFKQIAMKPIKRKT; encoded by the coding sequence ATGAAGCCAGTGCGTTTCTTGACAAGCCTAGTGATTTGCGTTTGGGCCACCTGTGCGTTTGCACAGTCAGTGCATAGCCAAGATTGCATGTGCTCAGAGGCACGTGTAGGCATGGGCGTGGACGACTTTTCGTCGTACTCGAACATGCAAATCCTGGAGGCCAATGCGATCTACCTAACCGTTGATGTTCCGGAAATCACGCTTGATTGCCCAACAGATGCAATCCTTACAATCAATGGCGACAAAACTGCCAGCACTGGCAAGTCGCGCCGATTCATCGTGCGAAATCTGGCGCCTGGTGAAAAATACGAGTTCACCGTAGTGGCAATAACCACCAATCGCGCTGGTATTGAATTGCAGCAGACGCAGACGTTTACCTTGAAGACCGGTGATTTCAAGCAAATCGCGATGAAGCCGATCAAGCGCAAAACGTGA
- a CDS encoding sterol desaturase family protein, whose amino-acid sequence MELYAHTLNFAIPLFLVMIAIEQFAARRLGMSVNRGADMISSLSSGLTNIVKDVLGLSIVIISYGWMVKHLAVYTIESTWLVCLVAFVAKDFAGYWIHRLEHEFNVLWNRHVVHHSSEEYNLSCALRQSISEVFSFFAIFMLPAALLGVPTNVFAIVAPLHLFAQFWYHTRTIGRLGWLEQILVTPSHHRVHHAINPIYIDKNYSQVFIIWDKLFGTFQPELDSEPPVYGVKKPAHTWNPILINFQHLWMLVQDAWHTRRWWDKLRLWVMPTGWRPEDVQQTYPVEIIVDPTTLHKYDTQLSSGLLYWSWVQYSVTGLSALYLFNRLAAIGAPAMFFYGLFVFASVYSLCTLMDKNPRALLYEFLRAAVGCSLIAWQGDWFGLNQFVPWGTAAIAVYFGVSLAMTAWFTATEVKQYVNQHQLAPVAMDG is encoded by the coding sequence ATGGAACTGTATGCTCATACGCTCAATTTTGCGATCCCCTTGTTTTTGGTAATGATCGCTATCGAGCAGTTCGCCGCCAGGCGGTTGGGCATGTCCGTCAATCGTGGCGCAGACATGATTTCCAGCCTTAGTTCGGGGCTGACCAACATCGTTAAAGACGTGTTGGGGTTGTCCATCGTCATCATTAGCTATGGCTGGATGGTCAAGCACTTGGCGGTCTATACCATCGAATCCACCTGGTTGGTCTGTCTAGTGGCGTTCGTTGCCAAGGATTTCGCTGGCTACTGGATACATCGCTTGGAGCATGAGTTTAACGTCCTGTGGAACCGGCATGTCGTGCATCACAGCAGCGAAGAATACAATCTGTCGTGTGCGCTGCGGCAGTCGATTTCCGAGGTCTTTAGCTTCTTCGCCATTTTCATGTTGCCTGCGGCACTACTGGGAGTACCTACCAATGTGTTCGCCATCGTGGCGCCGCTGCACTTATTCGCACAGTTCTGGTACCACACGCGAACTATCGGTCGATTGGGTTGGCTGGAACAAATACTGGTCACACCTTCGCATCACCGCGTGCATCACGCAATCAATCCGATATACATCGACAAGAATTACAGCCAAGTATTTATCATCTGGGACAAGTTGTTTGGCACGTTTCAGCCAGAGTTGGACAGCGAGCCGCCCGTGTACGGCGTCAAGAAACCGGCGCACACCTGGAATCCAATACTCATCAATTTCCAGCATCTGTGGATGCTCGTCCAAGATGCATGGCACACGCGGCGCTGGTGGGATAAGCTGCGGCTGTGGGTTATGCCCACCGGCTGGAGACCGGAGGATGTACAGCAGACCTATCCCGTGGAGATCATCGTCGATCCAACGACTCTGCATAAATACGATACGCAGTTATCGTCAGGTTTACTGTACTGGTCATGGGTGCAATATAGTGTTACCGGCCTAAGCGCGTTGTATCTATTCAACCGCTTGGCGGCCATTGGTGCTCCAGCCATGTTTTTCTACGGGCTATTTGTGTTTGCAAGTGTCTACAGTCTGTGTACTTTGATGGACAAGAATCCGCGAGCGCTGCTATATGAGTTTCTGCGCGCCGCTGTCGGTTGCTCGCTGATCGCGTGGCAGGGCGATTGGTTCGGCTTGAACCAATTTGTGCCTTGGGGAACAGCCGCTATCGCCGTCTACTTCGGCGTGTCATTGGCCATGACCGCCTGGTTTACCGCCACGGAGGTCAAGCAGTACGTCAATCAGCACCAGCTTGCACCAGTGGCAATGGACGGTTGA